A window from Branchiostoma lanceolatum isolate klBraLanc5 chromosome 9, klBraLanc5.hap2, whole genome shotgun sequence encodes these proteins:
- the LOC136441491 gene encoding myosin heavy chain-like, with amino-acid sequence MSNSTTQAIQLPPSRIRFSHDSIHDRFSHPGVREIPILETLTDILNGYIDVDMLPMIRVVLSGGKFFVLSGNRRLYIYRTLEKVGFLSSVEVMRCPMNDRVWQELDKKLTTKCKGETVDIRTRDIDDFLSEREKIIESYSLRQAQNNVSSSDSDESGSESDTSSSEDEDPEPSNEKSSSQQRSTCRSKIAELRSHLRAAQADCSEYYSTIERYERKIADLQRKLTSLRRQLGKASVIGDRAMETYDVKKMDRARRRDAKQRILNAFIVSEDEMAGSDRRQPKCSKRWSARQHDGPTKRERKMTKIADKTQQTIAECKQRRKDIQDYQVVSKIKVNKLRLNLNEATQNLAVCRAKIQRYRREIQSIEDDNQEGEIIHCIRDLFVKE; translated from the exons ATGTCTAACTCAACGACGCAGGCCATTCAACTTCCTCCCAGCAGAATACGCTTCAGCCATGACAGTATTCATGACCGCTTTTCTCATCCCGGAGTCCGTGAGATTCCGATTCTAGAGACCCTCACCGACATCTTGAATGGTTACATCGACGTGGATATGCTCCCAATGATCCGTGTAGTGCTTAGTGGTGGCAAGTTCTTTGTACTTTCGGGAAACAGGCGTCTCTATATCTACAGGACATTGGAAAAGGTCGGGTTTCTTTCGTCCGTCGAGGTCATGCGTTGCCCAATGAATGACAGGGTGTGGCAGGAGCTGGACAAGAAGCTGACGACAAAGTGTAAGGGGGAAACCGTCGACATACGTACGAGAGACATCGATGACTTCCTATCGGAGAGGGAAAAGATTATTGAGAGTTACTCCTTGCGTCAAGCGCAAAACAATG TTTCCTCCAGTGATTCTGACGAATCCGGGTCCGAGAGTGACACATCATCGTCCGAAGATGAGGACCCAGAACCGTCAAACGAAAAATCCTCATCGCAACAGCGTAGTACATGTAGAAGCAAAATTGCGGAATTGCGCTCGCATCTTCGGGCAGCCCAAGCAGATTGTTCGGAGTATTACAGCACCATCGAGCGATACGAGAGGAAGATTGCTGACTTGCAGCGAAAGTTGACGTCTCTACGACGGCAGCTGGGTAAAGCAAGTGTTATAGGGGATCGGGCAATGGAGACATACGACGTCAAGAAGATGGATAGAGCAAGACGCCGAGATGCTAAACAGCGCATTTTGAATGCTTTTATTGTATCAGAAGACGAAATGGCCGGTTCAGACCGGCGCCAGCCAAAGTGCAGCAAGAGGTGGTCTGCAAGGCAACATGACGGCCCGACCAAAAGAGAGCGTAAGATGACAAAGATAGCGGATAAGACGCAACAAACCATCGCCGAATGCAAACAGAGACGGAAAGATATTCAAGACTACCAGGTAGTCTCCAAAATTAAAGTAAATAAGCTGAGGCTTAATCTTAACGAAGCCACCCAAAACCTTGCGGTATGCCGTGCCAAAATCCAGCGCTACCGAAGAGAGATTCAAAGCATTGAAGATGACAATCAAGAGGGAGAAATCATCCATTGTATTCGTGACTTATTTGTGAAAGAATGA
- the LOC136441488 gene encoding endoplasmic reticulum mannosyl-oligosaccharide 1,2-alpha-mannosidase-like isoform X2, giving the protein MYPVYYESAPRRDFISVMVSKEPPEPPSKRRQSCRRVWNRLSRLQRTIICAILLVGAMSGLYIANGLMNELPDDKDTLSQRHNVFPNDNVVHVMDQRHPDKDTKANQRLHDNDDKDGEDQKLHFEQEREKKENLEREEKAKMKPKIADAVVQPEVKGQKESIVGNQEEDEGIGAAGGELEVNEEKKTKGQSQVGADVQVQVPNMEDGVGPQNAQQKAVVEAFKHAWKGYKQYAWGHDELKPISKAASDWFGLGLTIIDSLDTMWIMGLMEEFEEARRWVEKDLVLKKNVDVNLFETTIRVLGGLLSAFHLSNDGLFLEKARELGDRLMPCFNSPSKIPYSDVNLDTGKAHPPRWGPDSTTSEVTSIQLEFRELSHQTGNDKYKNAVDEVMGHIQSLPKENGLIPIFVNARSGQFRAGATITVGARGDSYYEYLLKQWLQTGKTEDKLRDEYVAAIEGMQKNLVKSTAANGLKFIGELVRGSFSPKMDHLVCFLPGTLAIGHHNGLDASHLELAKELAKTCYQMYADMPTGLSPEIAYFNINNPGKPDIEVKNADTHNLLRPETVESLFYLYRLTGDKQYRDWGWKIFQAFEKYTKVQGGGYSSIGSVKDTKNPRFRDKMESFFLGETLKYLFLLFSDDPTLLSLDKYVFNTEAHPLPIWRP; this is encoded by the exons ATGTATCCAGTATATTACGAGTCCGCCCCTCGGAGAGATTTCATCTCTGTGATGGTCAGCAAGGAACCTCCAGAGCCGCCGAGCAAGAGAAGACAGTCATGCAGACGG GTGTGGAACCGGTTGTCTCGACTACAGCGCACAATCATCTGTGCAATCCTGCTGGTGGGGGCGATGTCAGGACTCTACATAGCCAACGGGCTCATGAACGAGTTACCAGATGACAAAGATACCTTATCACAACGACATAATGTCTTTCCAAATGACAATGTTGTTCACGTGATGGACCAAAGACATCCAGACAAGGACACAAAAGCAAATCAAAGActacatgataatgatgataaggaTGGAGAGGATCAAAAGTTGCATTTTGAACAG GagagagaaaagaaagaaaatttggAAAGGGAGGAAAAAGCAAAAATGAAGCCAAAGATTGCTGATGCTGTTGTACAGCCTGAGGTTAAAGGTCAGAAGGAAAGCATTGTGGGTAACCAGGAAGAGGATGAAGGGATAGGTGCAGCAGGGGGGGAGCTGGAG GTAAAtgaggaaaagaaaacaaaagggcAAAGCCAAGTCGGCGCAGATGTGCAGGTGCAAGTACCCAACATGGAAGACGGAGTGG GTCCACAGAATGCCCAACAGAAGGCAGTAGTGGAGGCTTTTAAACATGCCTGGAAGGGGTACAAGCAGTATGCCTGGGGTCACGACGAGCTCAAGCCGATAAGTAAGGCAGCCAGTGATTGGTTTGGGCTGGGGCTGACCATCATCGACTCACTGGACACCATGTGGATCATGGGATTGATGGAAG AGTTTGAGGAGGCTCGGCGGTGGGTAGAAAAGGACCTGGTCCTGAAGAAGAACGTGGACGTGAACCTGTTCGAGACGACAATCCGCGTACTCGGAGGACTGCTGAGTGCCTTCCACTTGTCCAATGATGGACTGTTTCTAGAGAAAGCT AGAGAGTTAGGGGACCGTCTGATGCCGTGCTTCAACTCTCCGTCCAAAATCCCGTACTCCGACGTGAACCTGGACACGGGGAAGGCCCACCCGCCGCGCTGGGGTCCTGACAGCACCACCTCCGAGGTCACGTCTATTCAGCTGGAGTTCAGGGAACTCAGTCACCAGACTGGCAATGACAAGTACAAG aaTGCTGTCGATGAAGTAATGGGGCATATCCAGTCCCTCCCCAAGGAGAATGGACTCATCCCCATATTTGTCAATGCCCGCTCTGGGCAGTTTCGAGCGGGAGCTACCATCACAGTTGGTGCCAGGGGGGACAGTTACTATGAGTACCTCTTGAAACAGTGGCTGCAGACAGGAAAAACAGAAGACAA ACTCAGAGATGAATATGTGGCAGCCATAGAAGGGATGCAGAAAAACCTGGTGAAGAGCACTGCAGCCAACGGTCTCAAGTTTATAGGGGAACTGGTCAGGGGATCCTTCTCTCCGAAAATG GACCATCTTGTGTGTTTCTTGCCGGGCACCTTGGCAATTGGACACCACAACGGTCTTGACGCCTCCCATCTGGAGCTGGCCAAGGAGCTGGCCAAGACATGTTACCAGATGTACGCGGACATGCCCACAGGCCTGAGCCCTGAGATAGCCTACTTCAACATCAATAATCCAGGCAAACCTGACATTGAAGTCAAG AATGCGGACACTCACAACCTGCTGAGACCAGAGACGGTGGAGAGCCTGTTCTACCTCTACAGACTGACGGGAGACAAGCAGTACCGAGACTGGGGCTGGAAGATCTTCCAAGCCTTCGAGAAGTACACCAAGGTTCAAGGAGGAGGCTACTCCTCGATAGGCTCTGTCAAAGACACCAAGAACCCAAGATTCCGCGACAAGATGGAGAGCTTCTTCTTAGGCGAGACGTTGAAGtatttgtttctgttgtttagtGATGATCCGACCTTGTTATCGCTGGACAAGTATGTGTTTAACACAGAGGCTCACCCACTGCCAATATGGAGACCCTGA
- the LOC136441488 gene encoding endoplasmic reticulum mannosyl-oligosaccharide 1,2-alpha-mannosidase-like isoform X3 — protein MYPVYYESAPRRDFISVMVSKEPPEPPSKRRQSCRRVWNRLSRLQRTIICAILLVGAMSGLYIANGLMNELPDDKDTLSQRHNVFPNDNVVHVMDQRHPDKDTKANQRLHDNDDKDGEDQKLHFEQVNEEKKTKGQSQVGADVQVQVPNMEDGVGPQNAQQKAVVEAFKHAWKGYKQYAWGHDELKPISKAASDWFGLGLTIIDSLDTMWIMGLMEEFEEARRWVEKDLVLKKNVDVNLFETTIRVLGGLLSAFHLSNDGLFLEKARELGDRLMPCFNSPSKIPYSDVNLDTGKAHPPRWGPDSTTSEVTSIQLEFRELSHQTGNDKYKNAVDEVMGHIQSLPKENGLIPIFVNARSGQFRAGATITVGARGDSYYEYLLKQWLQTGKTEDKLRDEYVAAIEGMQKNLVKSTAANGLKFIGELVRGSFSPKMDHLVCFLPGTLAIGHHNGLDASHLELAKELAKTCYQMYADMPTGLSPEIAYFNINNPGKPDIEVKNADTHNLLRPETVESLFYLYRLTGDKQYRDWGWKIFQAFEKYTKVQGGGYSSIGSVKDTKNPRFRDKMESFFLGETLKYLFLLFSDDPTLLSLDKYVFNTEAHPLPIWRP, from the exons ATGTATCCAGTATATTACGAGTCCGCCCCTCGGAGAGATTTCATCTCTGTGATGGTCAGCAAGGAACCTCCAGAGCCGCCGAGCAAGAGAAGACAGTCATGCAGACGG GTGTGGAACCGGTTGTCTCGACTACAGCGCACAATCATCTGTGCAATCCTGCTGGTGGGGGCGATGTCAGGACTCTACATAGCCAACGGGCTCATGAACGAGTTACCAGATGACAAAGATACCTTATCACAACGACATAATGTCTTTCCAAATGACAATGTTGTTCACGTGATGGACCAAAGACATCCAGACAAGGACACAAAAGCAAATCAAAGActacatgataatgatgataaggaTGGAGAGGATCAAAAGTTGCATTTTGAACAG GTAAAtgaggaaaagaaaacaaaagggcAAAGCCAAGTCGGCGCAGATGTGCAGGTGCAAGTACCCAACATGGAAGACGGAGTGG GTCCACAGAATGCCCAACAGAAGGCAGTAGTGGAGGCTTTTAAACATGCCTGGAAGGGGTACAAGCAGTATGCCTGGGGTCACGACGAGCTCAAGCCGATAAGTAAGGCAGCCAGTGATTGGTTTGGGCTGGGGCTGACCATCATCGACTCACTGGACACCATGTGGATCATGGGATTGATGGAAG AGTTTGAGGAGGCTCGGCGGTGGGTAGAAAAGGACCTGGTCCTGAAGAAGAACGTGGACGTGAACCTGTTCGAGACGACAATCCGCGTACTCGGAGGACTGCTGAGTGCCTTCCACTTGTCCAATGATGGACTGTTTCTAGAGAAAGCT AGAGAGTTAGGGGACCGTCTGATGCCGTGCTTCAACTCTCCGTCCAAAATCCCGTACTCCGACGTGAACCTGGACACGGGGAAGGCCCACCCGCCGCGCTGGGGTCCTGACAGCACCACCTCCGAGGTCACGTCTATTCAGCTGGAGTTCAGGGAACTCAGTCACCAGACTGGCAATGACAAGTACAAG aaTGCTGTCGATGAAGTAATGGGGCATATCCAGTCCCTCCCCAAGGAGAATGGACTCATCCCCATATTTGTCAATGCCCGCTCTGGGCAGTTTCGAGCGGGAGCTACCATCACAGTTGGTGCCAGGGGGGACAGTTACTATGAGTACCTCTTGAAACAGTGGCTGCAGACAGGAAAAACAGAAGACAA ACTCAGAGATGAATATGTGGCAGCCATAGAAGGGATGCAGAAAAACCTGGTGAAGAGCACTGCAGCCAACGGTCTCAAGTTTATAGGGGAACTGGTCAGGGGATCCTTCTCTCCGAAAATG GACCATCTTGTGTGTTTCTTGCCGGGCACCTTGGCAATTGGACACCACAACGGTCTTGACGCCTCCCATCTGGAGCTGGCCAAGGAGCTGGCCAAGACATGTTACCAGATGTACGCGGACATGCCCACAGGCCTGAGCCCTGAGATAGCCTACTTCAACATCAATAATCCAGGCAAACCTGACATTGAAGTCAAG AATGCGGACACTCACAACCTGCTGAGACCAGAGACGGTGGAGAGCCTGTTCTACCTCTACAGACTGACGGGAGACAAGCAGTACCGAGACTGGGGCTGGAAGATCTTCCAAGCCTTCGAGAAGTACACCAAGGTTCAAGGAGGAGGCTACTCCTCGATAGGCTCTGTCAAAGACACCAAGAACCCAAGATTCCGCGACAAGATGGAGAGCTTCTTCTTAGGCGAGACGTTGAAGtatttgtttctgttgtttagtGATGATCCGACCTTGTTATCGCTGGACAAGTATGTGTTTAACACAGAGGCTCACCCACTGCCAATATGGAGACCCTGA
- the LOC136441488 gene encoding endoplasmic reticulum mannosyl-oligosaccharide 1,2-alpha-mannosidase-like isoform X1: protein MYPVYYESAPRRDFISVMVSKEPPEPPSKRRQSCRRVWNRLSRLQRTIICAILLVGAMSGLYIANGLMNELPDDKDTLSQRHNVFPNDNVVHVMDQRHPDKDTKANQRLHDNDDKDGEDQKLHFEQQEREKKENLEREEKAKMKPKIADAVVQPEVKGQKESIVGNQEEDEGIGAAGGELEVNEEKKTKGQSQVGADVQVQVPNMEDGVGPQNAQQKAVVEAFKHAWKGYKQYAWGHDELKPISKAASDWFGLGLTIIDSLDTMWIMGLMEEFEEARRWVEKDLVLKKNVDVNLFETTIRVLGGLLSAFHLSNDGLFLEKARELGDRLMPCFNSPSKIPYSDVNLDTGKAHPPRWGPDSTTSEVTSIQLEFRELSHQTGNDKYKNAVDEVMGHIQSLPKENGLIPIFVNARSGQFRAGATITVGARGDSYYEYLLKQWLQTGKTEDKLRDEYVAAIEGMQKNLVKSTAANGLKFIGELVRGSFSPKMDHLVCFLPGTLAIGHHNGLDASHLELAKELAKTCYQMYADMPTGLSPEIAYFNINNPGKPDIEVKNADTHNLLRPETVESLFYLYRLTGDKQYRDWGWKIFQAFEKYTKVQGGGYSSIGSVKDTKNPRFRDKMESFFLGETLKYLFLLFSDDPTLLSLDKYVFNTEAHPLPIWRP, encoded by the exons ATGTATCCAGTATATTACGAGTCCGCCCCTCGGAGAGATTTCATCTCTGTGATGGTCAGCAAGGAACCTCCAGAGCCGCCGAGCAAGAGAAGACAGTCATGCAGACGG GTGTGGAACCGGTTGTCTCGACTACAGCGCACAATCATCTGTGCAATCCTGCTGGTGGGGGCGATGTCAGGACTCTACATAGCCAACGGGCTCATGAACGAGTTACCAGATGACAAAGATACCTTATCACAACGACATAATGTCTTTCCAAATGACAATGTTGTTCACGTGATGGACCAAAGACATCCAGACAAGGACACAAAAGCAAATCAAAGActacatgataatgatgataaggaTGGAGAGGATCAAAAGTTGCATTTTGAACAG CAGGagagagaaaagaaagaaaatttggAAAGGGAGGAAAAAGCAAAAATGAAGCCAAAGATTGCTGATGCTGTTGTACAGCCTGAGGTTAAAGGTCAGAAGGAAAGCATTGTGGGTAACCAGGAAGAGGATGAAGGGATAGGTGCAGCAGGGGGGGAGCTGGAG GTAAAtgaggaaaagaaaacaaaagggcAAAGCCAAGTCGGCGCAGATGTGCAGGTGCAAGTACCCAACATGGAAGACGGAGTGG GTCCACAGAATGCCCAACAGAAGGCAGTAGTGGAGGCTTTTAAACATGCCTGGAAGGGGTACAAGCAGTATGCCTGGGGTCACGACGAGCTCAAGCCGATAAGTAAGGCAGCCAGTGATTGGTTTGGGCTGGGGCTGACCATCATCGACTCACTGGACACCATGTGGATCATGGGATTGATGGAAG AGTTTGAGGAGGCTCGGCGGTGGGTAGAAAAGGACCTGGTCCTGAAGAAGAACGTGGACGTGAACCTGTTCGAGACGACAATCCGCGTACTCGGAGGACTGCTGAGTGCCTTCCACTTGTCCAATGATGGACTGTTTCTAGAGAAAGCT AGAGAGTTAGGGGACCGTCTGATGCCGTGCTTCAACTCTCCGTCCAAAATCCCGTACTCCGACGTGAACCTGGACACGGGGAAGGCCCACCCGCCGCGCTGGGGTCCTGACAGCACCACCTCCGAGGTCACGTCTATTCAGCTGGAGTTCAGGGAACTCAGTCACCAGACTGGCAATGACAAGTACAAG aaTGCTGTCGATGAAGTAATGGGGCATATCCAGTCCCTCCCCAAGGAGAATGGACTCATCCCCATATTTGTCAATGCCCGCTCTGGGCAGTTTCGAGCGGGAGCTACCATCACAGTTGGTGCCAGGGGGGACAGTTACTATGAGTACCTCTTGAAACAGTGGCTGCAGACAGGAAAAACAGAAGACAA ACTCAGAGATGAATATGTGGCAGCCATAGAAGGGATGCAGAAAAACCTGGTGAAGAGCACTGCAGCCAACGGTCTCAAGTTTATAGGGGAACTGGTCAGGGGATCCTTCTCTCCGAAAATG GACCATCTTGTGTGTTTCTTGCCGGGCACCTTGGCAATTGGACACCACAACGGTCTTGACGCCTCCCATCTGGAGCTGGCCAAGGAGCTGGCCAAGACATGTTACCAGATGTACGCGGACATGCCCACAGGCCTGAGCCCTGAGATAGCCTACTTCAACATCAATAATCCAGGCAAACCTGACATTGAAGTCAAG AATGCGGACACTCACAACCTGCTGAGACCAGAGACGGTGGAGAGCCTGTTCTACCTCTACAGACTGACGGGAGACAAGCAGTACCGAGACTGGGGCTGGAAGATCTTCCAAGCCTTCGAGAAGTACACCAAGGTTCAAGGAGGAGGCTACTCCTCGATAGGCTCTGTCAAAGACACCAAGAACCCAAGATTCCGCGACAAGATGGAGAGCTTCTTCTTAGGCGAGACGTTGAAGtatttgtttctgttgtttagtGATGATCCGACCTTGTTATCGCTGGACAAGTATGTGTTTAACACAGAGGCTCACCCACTGCCAATATGGAGACCCTGA
- the LOC136441492 gene encoding alpha-N-acetylgalactosaminide alpha-2,6-sialyltransferase 5-like isoform X2, giving the protein MFSEDGSGLMPARRLLLIGLVAGFALFVSFAVYVYQGELKTQLWKPALDAALEKVHLRRVSNQNVSSTTQDDSPHPMPFNVTDPLSGYVNVLKDRKPLKMHCSVCAMVSSSGQVLHHEAGTEIDKAECVIRMNDAPVTGFEKHVGTRTTIRVASHTSFQLVNKKRADLLVKNKGLTLVAWGPDKSMKTDGKGRIFNGLSKLAKDIGNDIDVYMLTPERMAYADKVFEIETGKPRQSSGTFLSTGWFTMILATEMCDEIKVYGMISDDFCEKYPEDETRYHYYASPGNGHECDLYRRHENGKKNSHRFITEKATFSRWASYHNVSFHFPSWH; this is encoded by the exons ATGTTCTCAGAAGACGGATCCGGGCTAATGCCG GCCAGAAGACTCCTTTTGATTGGACTAGTGGCGGGATTCGCCCTCTTTGTGTCCTTTGCCGTGTACGTGTACCAGGGAGAACTCAAAACACAGTTATGGAAACCTGCACTGGATGCTGCATTAGAAAAAGTACACTTAAGAAGGGTTTCCAACCAAAATGTTAGTTCTACCACTCAAGATGATTCCCCCCATCCCATGCCATTTAATGTCACCGATCCTCTTAGCGGCTATGTCAATGTCCTGAAAGATAGAAAG cccTTGAAAATGCATTGCAGTGTCTGTGCCATGGTGTCCAGTTCAGGACAGGTGCTTCACCATGAAGCTGGGACGGAAATTGACAAAGCTGAGTGCGTTATACGTATGAACGATGCTCCTGTCACCGGATTCGAGAAGCACGTTGGAACAAGGACTACCATTCGTGTAGCATCGCACACTAGCTTCCAACTTGTAAACAAGAAGAGAGCGGACCTTCTTGTAAAAAACAAGGGTTTAACGTTAGTAGCATGGGGACCAGACAAAAGCATGAAAACAGATGGGAAGGGAAGGATATTCAATGGTTTATCCAAGTTAGCCAAAGACATTGGCAATGATATAGATGTGTACATGCTGACCCCAGAGAGGATGGCTTATGCTGACAAAGTGTTTGAGATTGAAACAGGGAAGCCAAG GCAGTCCTCTGGGACATTCCTCAGTACTGGGTGGTTCACTATGATCCTGGCCACAGAGATGTGTGATGAGATCAAGGTCTACGGCATGATCAGTGACGACTTCTGCGA aaaGTACCCTGAGGATGAGACTCGATACCACTACTATGCCAGCCCAGGCAATGGCCATGAATGTGACCTGTACAGAAGGCATGAGAATGGCAAGAAGAACTCTCACCGATTTATCACAGAGAAAGCCACTTTCTCTCGCTGGGCGTCCTACCACAACGTGTCATTCCACTTCCCCTCATGGCATTAA